A portion of the Sabethes cyaneus chromosome 3, idSabCyanKW18_F2, whole genome shotgun sequence genome contains these proteins:
- the LOC128741691 gene encoding signal-induced proliferation-associated 1-like protein 1 isoform X3 produces the protein MIGLQAELGGPPLQPPTSMMTSNGAGGLPNGNLLAAVSPGGALHHHIGPPPSHLHPPPQSSLSQQQQQRSGGTARERAMHAVEYYNSNVLRARVGAGLAGTRTSVHDRYPYIQRHMGMTSGAKLVPPGADNLYRSNSSLELIHDHGGHHDVLHPGGTNLRREYGSHGSIDVISSDRHHGGQSTGESFLAMLAEYRPAVFGIDHAHHHVSGGHHIHHDGRSGGLSSGEDSLDRGNASPKLRMKFNRLWSSSGAHGGKTARSQQTQSASLDDPSINGNASMLSNVSATSTTTVSSADIEERQRRRAFAHFDCQSLTANLGYAAKLRGLLLARRRNTTTGASAAATYGTRSSTPDGDSIDEDYGDGQSNQLLDSCPFFRNEIGGEEEREVSLTRMQNPLPVGQQQRRAIHRPLLAYGVSVLECGPSETLWKANTCPYQKGPRPIEQIDNGALYYRQFFFGQEHQNWFGMDEQLGPVAISIKKEKLSPSLVPSLAIHGADVTPTANQTQQHLYRLIVRTSELLTLRGSVIEDSIPNPRGTGKHVSTKEILEYVAPEVQISCLRLGVSTPQCEQQLLKLDEQGLTNKYKVGILYCRAGQSSEEDMYNNEDAGPAFNEFLDTIGNRVRLKGFDHYKAGLDNKTDSTGTHSLYATYQDCEIMFHVSTMLPFTPNNRQQLLRKRHIGNDIVTIVFQEPGALPFTPKNIRSQFQHVFLIVRAVNPCTDHTQYRVAVSRSKEVPVFGPPVRPGALYSKGRHFADFLLSKVLNAENAAHRSEKFATMATRTRQEYLKDLTSNYCSATLVDTGQKFSIFPSKKRERSKPRFSGDLTQRGAFCWQVVLHDSGQSTQVDCFLGISAETFVLIEECTRQIIFVTPCKAILGWSTSQNSLRVYHHQGECVTLNMRDSGDRDEQLEVIERLRAVTNGCGALELSLRRNPMGQLGFHVQPDGVVTQVEISGQAWTAGLRQGYRLVEICKVAVATLSHDQMVDLLKTSAQVTVTVIESFADFSPRRGCSLQNCRFNSMNYESDYDTVPERGEKNGKKHLPSAQLQSASHRKRYERNFSPPRSSNSSGYGTGSSSRSFTALNPNGVPANDHRYCPDMGTLTSSSSGHSSNDERWYDVLDPQQESTPVSEPNNYHHPKLTASSNSLPLTGVTPRPLSLHADSRQLLNNGNNNSANIALLKRLIINENGAHGENGSTPVEPLYTSSMKNLANHHQLLSATEEEDRSRNNSPQLKRSATTTNIYGINGGGGSKKSQTALCSNGGPLSSSSASSSRNNSPRPNSGVVSDAKLRQKTAAPQRNSVNYTGSSLQEDLMKLINPDYIAAAASSDDNFNAGSLEKMQKGNPNSHSLGNISSLAASGGLKPIQQLSQKSRSREGINLGSSSNNLKVAKSNGNVTVVNGCSGSAPNQQPPEQEPDVIFTTARPATVISSTTSNCSSPASELNSCGKQPHMNEDHLKMSPSRKQQMLAAAAVAGGILKSTMMTNGNDSVAGGGGNSGPGGKIPLPDMKEMDWSSLVDTATKAMTQLSESGSKAHPQANVYYDDISQVLNGVVQQQQQLQQQQQQLQLLKQQQQLQHSQASGACHQNGSATPALSDLSSTPSSASPVSTGSGSGSSSNAQMIAMQNSSSLPELQSQVTQLSDRVLREQRRRRSLEHAVRRLTEENRRLQDESQAAVQQLRRFTEWFFQTIDRQS, from the exons ATGATCGGACTGCAGGCGGAGCTCGGTGGTCCCCCGTTGCAGCCACCGACGTCGATGATGACTTCGAACGGAGCCGGCGGTTTACCGAATGGCAATCTGCTGGCAGCAGTATCGCCCGGTGGAGCGCTTCATCATCACATTGGGCCACCACCTTCCCATCTGCATCCTCCACCACAGTCGTCGTTgagtcagcagcagcagcaacgttCCGGTGGAACGGCACGTGAAAGGGCCATGCACGCCGTGGAATACTACAATAGCAATGTGCTGCGAGCGCGAGTCGGTGCTGGGCTGGCTGGAACGCGTACTTCAGTGCACGACCGATATCCCTATATTCAGCGGCATATGGGGATGACCAGTGGAGCCAAGCTGGTGCCTCCCGGCGCGGATAATCTGTATCGAAGTAATTCGAGTTTGGAGTTGATACACGATCACGGTGGACATCACGACGTTTTACATCCGGGAGGGACCAATTTGAGACGCGAGTACGGAAGTCATGGGTCGATTGATGTCATCTCTTCCGATCGGCATCACGGAGGACAATCCACGGGCGAGAGCTTCCTAGCGATGCTAGCCGAATACAGACCGGCAGTGTTTGGGATAGATCACGCGCATCATCACGTTAGTGGAGGACATCATATACATCATGATGGTCGATCTGGTGGTTTATCTTCTGGAGAGGACAGTCTTGACCGGGGCAATGCTAGTCCTAAGCTGAGAATGAAGTTCAATAGATTGTGGTCATCGTCGGGTGCTCACGGGGGGAAAACAGCTCGTTCTCAACAGACGCAAAGTGCGTCGCTGGATGATCCGTCTATAAACGGGAATGCGTCGATGTTGTCTAATGTGAGTGCTACTTCGACTACGACCGTATCCTCTGCCGATATTGAGGAACGCCAACGACGGAGAGCGTTCGCTCATTTTGACTGCCAATCACTAACTGCCAACCTTGGTTATGCTGCCAAATTAAGAGGATTGTTGTTGGCCAGACGACGCAATACGACAACGGGTGCTTCGGCAGCGGCCACTTACGGAACGCGATCGTCCACCCCCGATGGAGACAGTATCGATGAGGATTACGGTGATGGACAGAGCAACCAATTGTTGGACAGTTGTCCTTTCTTTCGTAACGAAATCGGCGGTGAAGAGGAACGGGAAGTCAGTCTGACCCGGATGCAAAATCCACTGCCAGTTGGACAACAGCAAAGGCGGGCGATTCATCGACCGCTGCTAGCCTACGGAGTTTCCGTACTCGAGTGTGGGCCCAGCGAAACGCTGTGGAAGGCAAACACTTGTCCGTACCAAAAAGGTCCCCGGCCGATCGAACAGATCGACAACGGTGCTCTCTACTATCGGcagtttttcttcggccaagaACACCAAAACTGGTTCGGTATGGACGAACAGTTGGGGCCGGTTGCGATCTCgattaaaaaggaaaaactttCCCCGAGCCTGGTTCCCAGTCTGGCAATCCACGGCGCAGATGTGACCCCCACCGCAAACCAAACCCAACAGCATCTGTACCGGTTGATTGTACGGACCTCGGAGCTGTTGACGCTTCGGGGATCCGTTATCGAAGATTCCATTCCGAATCCACGCGGAACGGGCAAGCATGTTAGTACCAAAGAAATTCTGGAATACGTTGCGCCAGAAGTACAAATAAGTTGTTTGAGGTTAGGCGTCAGTACGCCTCAGTGCGAGCAGCAGTTGCTAAAACTGGACGAACAAGGACTAACCAACAAGTACAAGGTTGGTATTCTCTACTGCCGAGCGGGTCAATCCTCCGAGGAGGACATGTACAACAATGAAGATGCTGGACCGGCATTCAACGAATTTCTGGACACCATCGGAAACCGCGTTCGCTTGAAGGGTTTCGATCACTACAAAGCCGGCCTGGACAACAAAACGGACTCCACCGGAACGCACTCACTGTACGCCACCTATCAGGACTGTGAAATTATGTTTCACGTGTCCACGATGCTGCCTTTCACGCCAAACAATCGGCAGCAGCTGCTACGCAAACGTCACATCGGAAACGATATCGTAACAATCGTTTTCCAAGAACCGGGTGCCCTCCCGTTTACTCCAAAGAACATACGTAGCCAGTTCCAGCACGTATTCCTCATTGTGCGAGCGGTTAACCCCTGTACGGATCACACCCAGTATCGGGTGGCGGTGTCTCGCTCGAAGGAAGTTCCCGTGTTTGGGCCACCGGTCCGACCAGGCGCGCTCTATTCCAAGGGTCGTCACTTCGCCGACTTTCTGCTATCAAAGGTACTGAACGCGGAAAATGCCGCCCACCGTTCGGAGAAGTTCGCCACGATGGCAACCCGAACTCGGCAGGAGTATCTGAAGGACCTGACCAGCAACTACTGCAGTGCAACGCTGGTTGATACCGGACAAAAGTTTTCGATTTTCCCCAGTAAAAAACGGGAACGGAGTAAGCCTCGGTTCTCGGGTGATCTCACGCAGCGGGGCGCGTTCTGTTGGCAGGTTGTGCTGCACGATAGTGGCCAGTCGACGCAGGTCGATTGTTTTCTGGGTATTTCCGCGGAAACGTTTGTGCTGATTGAGGAATGTACCCGGCAGATTATTTTCGTGACGCCTTGCAAGGCGATTCTCGGGTGGTCAACCAGTCAGAATTCGTTGAGAGTTTATCATCATCAGGGTGAGTGTGTGACACTCAATATGAGAGATTCGGGAGATCGGGATGAGCAGTTGGAGGTTATCGAGCGGTTGAGAGCGGTTACCAACGGTTGTGGGGCTTTGGAGCTGAGTCTGCGAAGGAATCCGATGGGTCAGCTGGGTTTCCACGTGCAACCGGATGGTGTTGTGACGCAGGTGGAAATCTCCGGTCAGGCATGGACGGCCGGATTGAGACAGGGCTATCGGTTAGTGGAAATTTGTAAGGTAGCCGTGGCTACGTTGTCTCACGATCAGATGGTTGATTTGTTGAAAACTTCTGCCCAAGTGACGGTAACGGTGATTGAGTCGTTCGCTGATTTTAGTCCACGTCGAGGTTGTTCGCTGCAAAATTGCCGCTTTAATTCGATGAATTACGAAAGTGATTACGATACTGTACCGGAGAGGGGTGAAAAGAATGGGAAGAAGCATCTGCCGAGTGCTCAGTTGCAATCAGCAAGCCACCGGAAGAGATACGAACGGAACTTCTCTCCTCCGAGGTCCAGCAATAGCAGTGGATATGGCACGGGAAGTAGCAGTCGATCTTTTACGGCTTTGAATCCCAATGGGGTTCCAGCGAACGACCACCGGTACTGTCCGGATATGGGAACTTTAACCAGCTCGTCGAGTGGCCATTCCTCGAACGACGAACGTTGGTATGATGTGTTGGATCCTCAGCAAGAATCTACACCGGTATCGGAACCAAATAACTACCATCATCCAAAGCTTACGGCCTCCAGTAACTCACTGCCCTTAACAGGCGTAACTCCTCGACCGCTTTCCCTGCACGCAGACTCTCGGCAGCTTTTGAACAATGGCAACAACAACAGTGCCAACATTGCCCTCCTCAAGCGTTTGATTATCAATGAAAACGGTGCTCACGGTGAGAACGGATCAACCCCTGTTGAACCTCTCTACACCAGCTCAATGAAGAATCTGGCTAATCACCATCAACTGCTGAGTGCCACCGAGGAAGAAGATCGTTCCCGTAACAATTCCCCCCAGTTGAAACGATCCGCTACGACTACCAATATTTACGGTATCAACGGAGGCGGGGGCAGCAAGAAATCCCAGACAGCCCTCTGCTCAAACGGCGGTCCACTTAGTTCCAGCAGTGCTTCAAGCTCTCGCAACAACAGTCCCCGCCCCAATAGCGGAGTCGTATCCGACGCTAAACTACGACAAAAAACTGCTGCCCCACAGCGAAACAGCGTGAACTACACCGGAAGCTCTCTACAGGAAGATTTAATGAAACTGATCAATCCGGATTACATTGCGGCAGCGGCATCTAGTGACGACAATTTCAACGCCGGATCTCTGGAGAAGATGCAGAAGGGAAACCCAAACAGCCACAGTTTGGGCAACATCTCGTCCCTGGCAGCTTCCGGTGGGCTCAAGCCGATTCAGCAGCTGAGTCAAAAATCGCGCTCCCGTGAGGGCATTAATTTGGGATCGTCATCCAACAATTTGAAGGTTGCCAAAAGCAATGGTAATGTGACTGTGGTGAATGGTTGTTCGGGTTCGGCCCCGAACCAGCAACCGCCGGAGCAGGAGCCGGATGTGATTTTCACTACCGCCCGACCGGCTACGGTAATCTCGAGCACGACCAGCAATTGCTCTAGTCCGGCTAGTGAGCTGAACAGCTGCGGAAAGCAGCCGCACATGAACGAGGATCATCTGAAGATGTCACCCAGCCGAAAGCAGCAGATGTTGGCCGCAGCCGCCGTAGCTGGAGGGATCCTGAAGAGTACTATGATGACGAATGGCAACGATTCCGTTGCAGGTGGTGGTGGCAATTCTGGACCAGGCGGCAAGATCCCTCTGCCCGACATGAAAGAGATGGACTGGAGTAGCCTCGTAGATACGGCGACTAAGGCCATGACGCAG CTCAGCGAATCTGGATCGAAGGCACACCCACAGGCGAATGTCTACTACGACGACAtcagtcaggttttgaacggcGTGgtccaacagcaacagcaactgcaacaacagcaacaacaactgCAGCTGCttaagcagcaacaacagcttCAACACTCTCAAGCGTCCGGTGCTTGCCATCAGAACGGATCCGCAACTCCCGCCTTATCCGATCTATCTTCCACGCCTAGCTCTGCCTCACCCGTTTCCACCGGAAGCGGCAGCGGTAGTAGCAGCAATGCCCAAATGATAGCCATGCAGAACAGTTCCAGTCTGCCCGAGCTGCAGAGTCAAGTTACACAGCTTTCGGATCGGGTGCTTCGCGAGCAAAGGCGACGTCGATCGCTGGAGCACGCTGTCCGACGGTTAACCGAAGAAAACCGACGCTTGCAGGACGAAAGCCAGGCGGCCGTACAGCAACTTCGCCGTTTCACCGAGTGGTTCTTTCAAACCATCGACCGGCAGTCCTAA